One genomic segment of Cellulophaga sp. HaHaR_3_176 includes these proteins:
- a CDS encoding leucine-rich repeat domain-containing protein — translation MTKPAEVPEFTYYKMDEYYEDIKKCKNFPEDFYYEIFTIAKATSDKKNRAECANIIKKQAPEALQLAFKSRKKITQKGRNAARMISFLEYGLLSKDLDLLKLYDLMTRKNRKLGFFRFSVDFLDRLLEHPHILRRFNGVKSLEIHLKGQGNKYDSILNEISKLTSLEEIDLEGEFEQLPEDFGNLSKLKELKLVAPCLKRFPSTMSQLTSLKKIRIEGDYWIGKIIPNMNLTDFNWLTKLTKLKVFKLRYVGVQDLSQVVFPASLKRIELFYLNELTTLPKDVSHLKQLKKFQILSKSIDNLPSGFEDLPKLELFELNAPKIDSLSATLFFGDASRCFGDTPRPELITKITYSETNISPMTEISLRESIEIDSPKLLNFVLDNASFFPNLKTITIDCEAPETPHKTSLAAFKNLTTLHYKLEHKLDWLFEGIEQCTKLKNIELYRFQEWHTKDIKLAVRIFPSVFSKIEQLDNLTIKNASALVADTDHLPKHITNLTISEIKGIKAGTEPFEVFNVEVKATPILNLEEFYAVISAAKFNLGHRNNDVNNVLNFETFRHPEKIESFDFTSDVSQLDSLLKNFINLKELTITFKKANPEHNNVLTAYKHNNLKVLRIDDYNGTTEALERLLAQIPNLEFLGIFEAKGFDAFPAVNLPQLKKLRMQSVAFKTIDNLNVETIEAVKLIHCDHINDESIEAISNWSSLKHLWLEGLNENGGTYPESISELNLETLFISAHNREEKIPTWIANLKNLRVLGINNFKQVVLPVELATLTQLEVLSISGCDFSEKVSEDFRNMNLKKLVYWTSKFNGSNMKSELYEPLENKLVSQRDFDDVDSEAPFRVELK, via the coding sequence ATGACAAAACCAGCAGAAGTCCCTGAATTCACCTATTATAAAATGGATGAATATTATGAAGATATTAAAAAGTGTAAAAACTTTCCAGAAGATTTTTACTATGAAATTTTTACGATTGCAAAAGCAACCTCAGATAAAAAAAATAGAGCAGAGTGTGCTAACATTATAAAAAAACAAGCCCCAGAAGCTTTGCAACTAGCCTTTAAAAGCCGAAAAAAAATAACACAAAAAGGAAGAAACGCAGCTAGAATGATTTCCTTTTTAGAATACGGGTTGCTATCTAAAGACTTAGACCTTCTTAAATTATATGATCTAATGACGAGAAAGAATAGAAAACTGGGATTTTTTAGGTTTTCGGTAGATTTTTTAGATCGCTTGTTAGAACATCCTCATATATTAAGACGATTTAATGGCGTAAAAAGTTTAGAAATCCATTTAAAAGGACAAGGCAATAAATATGATAGTATTCTTAATGAGATATCAAAATTAACGTCGTTAGAAGAAATAGATCTCGAGGGAGAGTTTGAGCAACTACCAGAGGATTTTGGTAATTTATCAAAATTAAAAGAATTAAAGCTTGTTGCGCCTTGTTTAAAAAGGTTTCCAAGTACAATGTCTCAGTTAACATCCTTAAAAAAAATACGTATAGAAGGTGATTATTGGATTGGAAAAATTATTCCTAATATGAATCTAACCGATTTTAATTGGCTTACAAAACTTACTAAATTAAAAGTGTTCAAACTACGTTATGTAGGCGTGCAAGACCTATCTCAAGTCGTGTTTCCTGCATCCTTAAAACGTATAGAATTGTTTTACTTAAATGAATTAACAACATTACCTAAAGATGTTAGTCATTTAAAGCAACTAAAAAAGTTTCAGATTTTATCTAAAAGCATAGATAACTTACCAAGTGGTTTTGAAGATTTACCAAAATTAGAGCTTTTTGAACTTAACGCCCCTAAGATAGATTCCTTATCAGCTACCTTATTTTTTGGCGATGCGTCTAGATGTTTTGGAGATACACCTAGACCTGAATTAATAACAAAAATTACATATAGCGAAACTAATATTTCACCAATGACGGAAATTAGTCTGCGAGAATCTATAGAAATAGATTCACCCAAACTACTTAATTTCGTGTTAGATAACGCGTCGTTTTTCCCTAATTTAAAGACGATAACTATAGATTGTGAAGCACCAGAAACCCCACATAAAACATCATTAGCTGCATTTAAAAATTTAACAACGCTTCATTACAAACTAGAACATAAACTAGATTGGCTTTTTGAAGGGATTGAGCAATGTACAAAACTTAAAAATATTGAATTATACAGATTTCAAGAGTGGCATACTAAAGATATAAAATTAGCTGTTAGAATTTTCCCTTCAGTATTTTCAAAAATTGAACAGTTAGATAACCTGACGATTAAAAATGCGAGTGCTTTAGTTGCAGACACTGACCATTTACCTAAGCATATTACCAATTTAACTATTTCTGAAATTAAAGGCATAAAAGCAGGAACAGAACCTTTTGAGGTGTTTAATGTGGAAGTTAAAGCCACACCAATTCTTAATTTAGAGGAATTTTATGCAGTAATTAGTGCGGCTAAATTTAATCTTGGACATAGAAATAATGATGTAAATAATGTTTTAAATTTTGAAACTTTTAGACATCCTGAAAAAATTGAATCGTTTGATTTTACCAGTGATGTGAGTCAGTTAGATAGCTTACTTAAAAACTTCATAAATTTAAAAGAGCTTACCATTACGTTTAAAAAAGCCAATCCCGAACATAACAATGTATTAACGGCCTATAAACACAACAATTTAAAAGTGTTAAGAATTGATGATTATAACGGAACTACCGAAGCCTTAGAGCGTTTATTAGCCCAGATACCAAATCTTGAATTTTTAGGGATATTTGAAGCCAAAGGCTTTGATGCTTTTCCTGCTGTAAATTTGCCTCAGCTTAAAAAATTAAGAATGCAAAGTGTAGCTTTTAAAACCATAGACAACCTAAACGTTGAAACTATTGAAGCGGTAAAACTGATACATTGTGATCATATTAACGATGAAAGTATTGAAGCAATATCGAATTGGAGTTCTTTAAAACACCTTTGGTTAGAAGGCTTAAATGAAAATGGAGGCACATATCCAGAATCAATTTCTGAGTTGAATTTAGAAACACTTTTTATTAGCGCACATAACAGAGAAGAAAAAATACCAACTTGGATTGCGAATCTAAAAAATCTACGTGTTTTAGGAATAAACAATTTTAAGCAAGTTGTTTTACCGGTAGAACTAGCCACATTAACACAGCTTGAAGTATTAAGTATTAGTGGTTGTGATTTTTCTGAAAAAGTATCCGAAGACTTTAGAAATATGAATTTAAAGAAGTTGGTATACTGGACCTCTAAATTTAATGGTAGTAATATGAAATCTGAACTCTACGAGCCTTTAGAAAATAAATTGGTATCTCAAAGAGATTTTGATGATGTAGATAGTGAAGCGCCTTTTAGGGTGGAATTAAAATAA
- a CDS encoding carbon starvation protein A, with protein sequence MITFIIAFILLIIGYFTYGKFVDKTFNSDANKTTPAHTLQDGVDFVPMNSNKNSFIQILNIAGVGPIFGPILGALYGPSAFLWIVFGSIFAGGVHDYLTGMISIRFGGAHLPAMASRFLGKSFSHVVNLFTLLLLVLVGTVFVTAPAEMINALIGSDTDYLKIIILGIFIYYIIATVLPIDKIIGKIYPILGMLLILSAIGICIGMFIYGDPLPELTLENLHPKKIPYYPVIFLTISCGALSGFHATQSPIISRTIDNEKDGRKVFYGMMILEAFIAMIWAAASMSLLNPEELSALLEEGGPAAVVNKIAIILLGTVGGTVAIIGVIVLPITSGDTSFRAARMIIADYLKIDQKVLRNRFAVAIPLFAISFILTNMDFQLLWRYFSWSNQVTAAIALWIGTVYLYQNKKQYIIALVPAFFITSVIFSYIFYDPTIGFNLSPTTSNWAGLLITCLLTAFFFRVMKKRKTQEVQ encoded by the coding sequence ATGATCACATTTATAATTGCTTTTATTCTATTAATAATAGGGTACTTTACATACGGTAAATTCGTAGACAAAACTTTTAATTCTGACGCTAACAAAACTACACCTGCACATACCTTACAAGATGGGGTAGATTTTGTGCCTATGAATAGTAATAAAAACTCTTTTATTCAAATTTTGAATATTGCGGGAGTTGGTCCCATTTTTGGGCCAATACTAGGTGCATTATACGGTCCATCTGCTTTTTTATGGATTGTTTTCGGGTCTATATTTGCCGGAGGAGTACATGATTACCTAACAGGAATGATTTCTATACGCTTTGGAGGAGCACATTTGCCAGCCATGGCATCACGGTTTTTGGGTAAATCATTTAGCCACGTTGTTAATTTATTCACCTTATTACTTTTAGTATTGGTAGGTACCGTTTTTGTTACCGCACCAGCTGAAATGATTAATGCATTAATAGGCAGCGATACTGACTATCTAAAAATAATTATTCTAGGTATTTTTATCTATTATATTATTGCTACAGTATTGCCTATAGATAAAATAATAGGAAAAATATATCCTATTTTAGGCATGTTATTAATTCTTAGTGCTATCGGAATTTGTATCGGAATGTTTATTTACGGAGACCCATTGCCAGAACTAACGCTAGAAAATTTACATCCTAAAAAAATACCATATTACCCAGTAATTTTTCTAACTATATCTTGTGGTGCCTTATCTGGTTTTCATGCCACACAGTCGCCTATTATTTCGCGTACTATAGATAATGAAAAAGATGGTAGAAAGGTTTTTTATGGTATGATGATTTTAGAAGCTTTTATTGCCATGATTTGGGCAGCTGCTTCTATGAGTTTATTAAATCCAGAAGAGTTAAGTGCACTATTGGAAGAGGGGGGACCTGCAGCTGTAGTAAATAAAATTGCCATTATATTATTAGGTACTGTTGGTGGTACTGTTGCTATTATTGGAGTTATTGTGTTACCTATTACTTCAGGTGACACTTCTTTTAGAGCAGCACGTATGATTATTGCAGATTACTTAAAAATTGATCAAAAAGTATTGCGTAATAGGTTTGCTGTGGCAATTCCTTTATTTGCTATTTCTTTTATACTTACCAATATGGATTTTCAACTGCTATGGCGTTATTTTTCATGGTCTAACCAAGTTACAGCCGCTATTGCCTTATGGATAGGTACGGTATATTTATATCAAAACAAAAAACAATATATCATTGCGTTAGTACCAGCATTTTTTATTACTTCGGTAATATTTTCATACATATTTTATGACCCAACTATTGGTTTTAATTTAAGTCCTACCACATCTAACTGGGCCGGTTTATTAATTACATGCCTGTTAACGGCTTTCTTTTTTAGAGTAATGAAAAAAAGAAAAACACAAGAAGTTCAATAA